The genome window TACGGGCGTCGAGGTCTACGAGTCCAAGCGGGACTCGAACACCCCGGACCGGCTCGGTCTGCTGGGCGATCTGCGGCGCGCGCTCGACGCGCACGAGGTCGAGCTGCACTACCAGCCGAAGGTGCGCTTCGACGGGCAGGTCGCCGGGCTGGAGGCGCTGGTGCGCTGGGTGCACCCGGAGCGGGGGAAGGTGCCGCCGGACGAGTTCATAGCGATCGCCGAGTCCTCCGGGCTGATGCCGCACCTCACCGAGTACGTGCTGGAGACCGCGCTCGGGCAGGTGGCGCGGTGGCGGGCACAGGGCCTGCACGTACCGGTCGCCGTGAACGTGTCCCCGCGCGATGTCCACACCCCCGGCTTCGCGGGCGCGGTGGCCGCGCGGCTCGCCCGTCATGGGGTGCCCGCGGGGTCGTTGCAGCTGGAGATAACGGAACACGTGCTCCTGGAGGACCCCCAGCGGGCCGCGGACACCCTCGCCGGGCTGACCGGGCACGGGGTGAAGATGTCGCTCGACGACTTCGGGACGGGGTACTCGTCGCTGGTGCATCTGCGGCGGCTGCCGGTGAGCGAGCTGAAGATCGACCGGTCCTTCGTGGCCCGGCTGGCGATCGACAACGAGGACGCGGAGATCGTGCGTTGCACGGTCGATCTCGCGCATTCGCTCGGGCTGCTCGTCGTCGCGGAGGGGGTCGAGGACGACGAGACGTGGGAGCGGTTGCGGGATCTGGGGTGTGACGCGGTGCAGGGGTGGCTCGTCGCTGCCGCGATGCCGCCGGACGAGACGACGGCGTGGTTGCGGGCGCGGGGGTCTCGGGGGTGGCAGCGGCCGGCCGCGGCGTTGCCTGCGGCGACGGTGGAGGAGTAGCGGGGCGCCTTGTGGCTCGGGGGTGCGGGCTCGGTTTGGCGGGTGCGGGTCCGGTGGGGGTTCTCGCGCAGTTTCCCGCGCCCCTGAAAAGGCATGGGCTGCGCCCCATGCTTTTTGAGGCCCGCAGGGCCTGGGTTCTTAGGGGCGTGGGGAACTGCGCGAGACGCCCCACGTACCCGCACCCGCCGACGCACAAGTACCCCCGAGTCATAAGGCGCCCCGGCCGCGCGGCGCGGCAAGCGCTCCGCGCCCCATAGGATTGGCGCCAAACCACACACACTCACCCCAGAGGATCGCTGCATGCCTGGCATCACGCGCGAGGAGGTCGCCCACCTCGCACGGCTGGCGCGTCTGGAGCTGAAGCCCGAAGAACTCGAACACTTCGCGGGCCAGCTGGACGACATCATCGGCGCGGTCGCCCGCGTCAGCGAGGTCGCCGACCAAGATGTTCCGCCGACCTCGCACCCGCTGCCGCTGACGAACGTCATGCGCGCGGACGAGGTCCGTCCCTCGCTCACCCCCGAGCAGGCGCTTTCCGCCGCCCCGGCCCAGGAGCAGCAGCGTTTCAAGGTGCCGCAGATCCTGGGGGAGGACTGATCACGTCATGACCGACAGCATCATCAAGCTCACCGCGGCCCAGATCGCCGCGAAGATCGCGTCCGGCGAACTCACCGCCGTACAGGTCACCGAGGCCCACCTGGCCCGGATCGAGGCCGTCGACGAGAAGGTGCACGCCTTCCTGCACGTCGACCGTGAGGGCGCGCTCGCCCAGGCCCGTGCCGTCGACGAGAAGAAGGCCAGGGGCGAGAAGCTCGGCCCGCTCGCCGGCGTTCCGCTCGCGCTCAAGGACATCTTCACCACGGTCGGGATTCCCACCACCGTCGGGTCGAAGATCCTGGAGGGCTGGATCCCGCCGTACGACGCCACGCTCACCAAGCGGCTCAAGGACGCGGACGTCGTCATCCTCGGCAAGACCAACATGGACGAGTTCGCCATGGGGTCCTCGACCGAGAACAGCGCGTACGGGCCGACCGGCAACCCGTGGGACCTCACCCGTATCCCGGGTGGCTCCGGCGGCGGTTCGTCCGCCTCGCTCGCCTCCTACCAGGCGCCCCTCGCCATCGGCACCGACACCGGCGGTTCCATCCGCCAGCCGGCCGCCGTCACCGGCACGGTCGGTGTGAAGCCGACGTACGGGGCGGTCTCGCGCTACGGCATGGTCGCCTTCTCGTCCTCCCTCGACCAGGGCGGGCCCTGCGCCCGTACGGTCCTGGACGCGGCGCTGCTGCACGAGGTGATCGCCGGGCACGACCCGCTCGACTCCACCTCCATCGACGCCCCGGTCCCGCCGGTCGTCGAGGCCGCCCGCAACGGCAGCGTCGCCGGGATGCGCGTCGGCGTCGTCAAGCAGTTCCGCGGCGAGGGCTACCAGGCCGGTGTGGTCCAGCGGTTCGACGAGTCCGTGGCCCTCCTCAAGGAGCTGGGCGCCGAGATCGTCGAACTGGACTGCCCTTCGTTCGACCTCGCGCTGGCCGCGTACTACCTGATCGCGCCGAGCGAGTGTTCGTCGAACCTCGCCCGCTTCGACGGGCTGCGCTACGGCCTGCGGACCGGCGACGACGGCACCAACTCCGCCGAGGCCGTCACCTCCCTCACCCGTGAGGCGGGCTTCGGCCCCGAGGTGAAGCGCCGCATCATGCTCGGCACGTACGCGCTCAGCTCCGGCTACTACGACGCGTACTACGGCAGCGCCCAGAAGGTCCGGACGCTCATCACCCGGGACTTCGAGAAGTCGTTCGAGAAGGTCGACGTCATCGTCTCGCCGACCACGCCCACCACCGCCTTCCCGATCGGCGAGCGCGCCGACGACCCGATGGCGATGTACCTGGCGGACCTCTGCACCATCCCGACCAACCTCGCGGGCAACGCCGCGATGTCCCTGCCCTGCGGCCTCGCGCCGGAGGACGGGCTGCCGGTCGGACTGCAGATCATCGCCCCGGCGCTCAAGGACGACCGTCTTTACAAGGTCGGCGCCGCCGTCGAGGCCGCCTTCGTGGAAAAGTGGGGCCACCCGCTTCTCGAGGAGGCTCCGTCGCTGTGAGCAACGCACTGTCCAAGGCCAAGGACTTCCAGAAGTCCAAGTCCGGTACGTACGTGTCCATCGCCTCCACCGCCTTCGGCGCGTGGGGCATCGCCAAGCGGATCAAGAAGGCCCGCGCCGAGCAGGACACGCTGCGGCTGATCGACGCGTCCGTGGCCGCCGTCGGCATCGTCACCGGCCTCGCCATCCTGTACCGCGAACTGAAGCGGCTGGGCGACGACGACGTCCTGCTGGGCTGAGAGGGAAGTTTCCACCGTGACCACCACGACCGACCTGGTGTCGTACGAGGACGCGCTGGCGTCGTACGACCCCGTCATGGGCCTTGAGGTCCATGTCGAACTCGGCACCAAGACCAAGATGTTCTGCGGTTGTTCGACCGAACTCGGTCAGGACGCCAACACGCAGACCTGCCCCACCTGCCTCGGCCTGCCCGGCGCGCTCCCGGTCGTCAACGCGATCGGCGTCGAGTCGGCGATCAAGATCGGTCTCGCGCTGAACTGCGAGATCGCCGAGTGGTGCCGCTTCGCCCGGAAGAACTACTTCTATCCGGACATGCCGAAGAACTTCCAGACCTCCCAGTACGACGAGCCGATCGCCTTCAACGGCTATCTCGACGTGCAGTTGGAGGACGGCGAGATCTTCCGCGTGGAGATCGAGCGCGCCCACATGGAGGAGGACACCGGCAAGTCCACCCATGTCGGTGGCGCCACCGGTCGTATCCATGGCGCCTCGCACTCGCTGCTCGACTACAACCGCGCGGGCATCCCCCTCATCGAGATCGTCACCAAGCCGATCGAGGGCGCGGGCGAGCGCGCTCCCGAGGTCGCCAAGGCGTACGTCCGTGAACTGCGCGAGGTCATCAAGGCGCTCGGCGTCTCGGAGGCCCGGATGGAGATGGGCCAGATGCGCTGCGACGTGAACCTGTCGCTGCGCCCGCACGGCCGGGAGAAGTTCGGCACCCGGAGCGAGACGAAGAACGTCAACTCGCTGCGTTCCGTGGAGCGGGCGGCCCGGTTCGAGATCCAGCGGCACGCCGCCGTGCTGAACGACGGCGGGACGATCATCCAGGAGACCCGGCACTTCCACGAGGACACGGGGTCCACGACCTCGGGCCGCGTGAAGGAGGAGGCCGAGGACTACCGGTACTTCCCCGAGCCGGACCTCGTGCCGGTGGCCCCCTCGCGCGAGTGGGTCGAGGAACTGCGGGCCGGGCTTCCGGAGCTGCCGCGGGTCCGCCGCAACCGGCTGCTCGAAGAGTGGGGCATCGGCGCGACCGACATGCAGTCGATCACCAACGCCGGTGCGCTGGACCTGATCGTCGCCACCATCGACGCCGGGGCGGACGCCGCCTCCGCGCGCAAGTGGTGGATGGGCGAGCTGGCCCGCAGCGCCAACGAGTCGGGCAAGGCGCTCGACGAGCTGGCGATCACGCCCGAGCAGGTCGCCCGGGTCACCGCGCTGGTGACGAAGGGCGATCTGAACGACAAGCTGGCGCGCCAGGTCATCGAAGGCGTCCTCGCGGGCGAGGGCACCCCGGACGAGGTCGTCGACCGGCGGGGTCTGAAGGTCGTCTCCGACGAGGGCGCCCTGACGACGGCCGTCGAGGAGGCCATCGCCGGCAACCCGGGCATCGCCGACAAGATCCGCGGTGGCAAGGTCGCCGCGGCCGGTGCGCTGGTCGGCGCGGTCATGAAGGCCACGCGCGGTCAGGCGGACGCGGCCCGCGTGAAGGAACTGATCCTGGAGAAGCTGGGCGTCGGCGAGGGCTGAGCCCGGGTTTGAACAAATATTTGGTCGACTGAACAAGTATTTGTTCGGCTCCGTATCCCTGAGGGCGGCACATCCCCGCGATGAGCCGCCCTCAGGCGTGTCACGGCGGTGACGCGGGGGCGACAGAGCGCCGCCGTTCGTCCTGTGAGGTGCCTCCCATCCCATGTGAGGAGACCCTCAAAGGGGCCAAACGATCACATTGTGGTGCGACAGTTGCCAGGAATTGTTCATGTCTCCCCTCCCCAGGAGCACGATCCGTGGCAGCCCTAGCGCGCTGGTGTGTCCGGCACCGTCTTGTCGCCGTCCTTCTGTGGCTTCTCGCCTTCGCCGGCACGGCCGCCGGCGCCGCCGTCGCGGGAGCCGCGTACTCGAACGACTACAAGACCCCCGGAACCGAGTCCAGCCGCGCCACCGACCTCCTCGACGAGGGCTTCCCGGGCGTCGGCGGCGACAACGCCACCGTCGTCTGGCACACGGACGCGGGCACCGGATCGGTACGGGCCGCCGCCGTCGAGCAGACCATGACCCGGACCCTCGACCGGATCGCCGAACTGCCGGGCGTCGCCGCCGTGACCGACCCGTACGACGGCGCCGACGGCGGCCGGATCAGCCAGGACGGCCGTACGGCGTACGCCACCGTCACCTTCGACAAGCCGGCCGAGGACGTCGACAAGGCGCAGGCCGAGGCCGTCGTCGACACCGCGAAGGCCGCCGAGAGCGACGGGCTCCAGGTGGAGCTGGGCGGCACCTCCATCGGGCTCACCGAGTCCTCCGGCGGGCATCTCGCCGAGATCGTGGGTGTGCTGGTCGCCGCCGTGGTCCTCTTCCTGGCGTTCGGCTCGCTCGCCGCCAGTCTGCTGCCGATCGCGACCGCCCTGGTCAGCGTGGGGACCGCCTACGCGGGGATCACCCTGCTCGGGCACGCCATGACGGTCGCCGACTTCGCGCCCATGCTGGGCACCCTGATCGGCCTCGGCGTCGGTATCGACTACGCGCTGTTCATCGTGACCCGGCACCGCCGGGGGCTGAAGCGGGGGCTGTCCGTCGAGGAGGCCGCGCGGAGCGCCGTCGCGACCACCGGACGGGCCGTCGTCTTCGCGGGCGCCACGGTCTGCATAGCCCTGCTCGGCATGCTCATCCTGCGGCTCGGCTTCCTCAACGGCGTCGCGATAGCCGCCTCCCTCACGGTGGTCCTCACCGTCGCCGCCTCCGTGACCCTGCTGCCCGCCCTGCTGTCGTTCATCGGCATGCGCGCGCTCAGCCGCCGCGAGCGCCGCCGGCTCGCCGAGCACGGCCCCGAGCCCGAACTGCCCACCGGCTTCGCCGCCCGCTGGTCCGCCTTCGTCGAACGGCACCCCAAGAAGCTGGGCGCGATCGCCCTCGTCGTGATGACCCTGCTCGCGCTGCCCACCCTCGGACTGCGCCTCGGCACCTCCGACCAGGGCAACGACCCGCAGGCGACCACCACCCGCCAGGCGTACGACCTCCTCGCGGAGGGCTTCGGGCCGGGCGTGAACGGCCCGCTCACCCTGGTCACCGAGGTCGACGGCGCCGCCGACAAGCTCGCCCTCGACAACCTCGACACCACGCTCAGGGCCACCGAGGGCGTCTCGGCGGTGACCCCGGTGACGTACAACACCGGTGGCGACACCGCCTACCTCACCGTCGTACCCGACTCCTCCCCGCAGTCCGCGAGGACCAGCGAGCTGGTCGAACGGCTGCGCGGCGAGGTGCTGCCGCGCGCCGAGACCGGGACCTCCCTCGATCTGCACGTCGGCGGGGTGACCGCCGGTTACGACGACTTCGCGGACGTCATCGTCGGCAAGCTGCCGCTGTTCGTCGGTGTTGTCATCGGCCTCGGCTGTCTGCTGCTCCTGCTCGCCTTCCGCTCCGTCGGGATACCGCTCAAGGCCGCCGCGATGAACGTGGCCGCCGTCGCCGCCGCGTTCGGTGTGGTCGTCGCGATCTTCCAGTGGGGCTGGGGGAGCGAGCTGCTGGGCCTCGGCCGGGCCGGGCCGATCGAACCCTTCCTCCCCGTGATCATGGTCTCGGTCCTCTTCGGGCTCTCCATGGACTACCAGGTCTTCCTGGTCAGCCGGATGTACGAGGAGTGGCTGGAGACCGGCGACAACCGGCGCGCGGTCCGCGTCGGCCTCGCCGAGACCAGCCGGGTGATCAACTCCGCGGCGGTCATCATGATCTCCGTCTTCCTCGCCTTCGTGCTCAGCGGCGACCGCGTGATCGCCATGTTCGGCATCGCGCTGGCCGCCGCCGTCGCCCTGGACGCCTTCGTCCTGCGGACGCTCCTCGTCCCCGCCCTGATGCATCTGCTCGGCGGCGCCAACTGGTGGCTGCCCCGCTGGCTCGACCGGCGCATGCCCCGCATCAGCATCGAACCGCCCGAATCCCGCGCCGCCCATGAGAGGCTGGCCGCCGCGACGGACGCCGAGGTGGCGGACGTACTGGCGGGGGACGCCGCGAGGGTACCGGCGGCGCGGGACGCCGACGCGACGGAGACACGGACCGCGGACGTACCGGTCATGGACCTGCCGGTCATGGATCTACCGGCCATGGACCCGCCGGTCACGGACGTACGGGGTGAGGAGCGACAACCGGATGTACGCGATATCCCTGGGTGACGACGGGGCCGAACTGCGGCCACTGGAACCCTGGCACGCCGAGGAGTTCCTCGCGCACCTGGAGCGGGGGCGGGACTTCATCAACCGGTACGTCCCCTTCGGACAGACCGCCGCGGACGGCGAAGGCGCCCGCGCGGTCCTCCAGCGGTACGCCGACATGCGCGCCGCCGACACCGGTTCCCTGCACGGCATCTGGCTCGACGGCAAGCTCGTCGGCGGGGTCCTCTTCCTCAACTTCGACGCCGAGAACGCCAACTGCGAGGTCGGCTGCTGGCTGGAGCCCGCCGGCACCGGACGGGGACTCGTCACCCGCGCCGTGCGGATCCTCATCGACTGGGCCGTCGACGAACGCGCCATCCACCGCGTCGAGTGGATCGCCGCCTCCGGCAACACGCCGAGCCTCAACGTGGCACGGCGGCTCGGCATGGTCAGGGACGGTGTGCAGCGCGAGAGACATCCCCACCGGGGTGTCCGGCACGACTTGGAGATATGGTCCGTCCTGGCGCCCGAATGGCGTGCGGCACGCGCTCGCGGCGCTCACAGCGAGCGTTAAGAAACCTCTCAGACAACATTCGTACGGTGCGAGGTATGGGAACCAAGACAGTTGACGAGACCGGGGCCGACACGGGCGCCGAGGCCAGGAACGACGACGAGTCGGTGAAGGGCACCGACCTCACCAAGGGGGACGCGGCCAAGGAGGACGCCACGACGGACGCCACGACGGACGCCGCGGCGGACGCCGGTGACGCGGCCGAGGCCGACGGCTCCGGTGACCTCGGCGACTCCGACGAGGCCGAGGAGTTCGACGAGGAGTTCCCGCCGGCCGCCGCGAAGGCGACGCCGGGTGTGGGACAGGGTGCCGCCGGCATCGTGTCCGTGGTGCTGGGCCTGGTCTCGCTGACCGGCGGCTGGGTCGGCACGGTCGCCTCCGCGCGCGCGGAGATCACCGGCCAGATCGAGATGCAGGCCGCGACGAACGCCACCGTCGCCACGCAGCTCCAGGCCGTCTACGGCGACGCCTGGCAGGCCAACGCGCTCTGGGGCGGCATCTTCGCGCTGGTCGGCCTGATCGTCGGTGTCGCCGTGCTGGTGCGGCCCGCGTTCGGCGACCCCGACCAGGTGCAGACGCCGTGGATCAAGTCGGTCGCCTGGGCCGGTGTCTCGGTCGGCTTCATCGGGCTGGTGCTGGCCGCCCTGAAGTACTCCGACATCCTGCTGGCACTGCCGAGCACCTGACGTCCGCGCCCGCTTGGGCGGGACGGCTCAGGACCGCTTCTGAGGGGCCTTAGGCCCGACCCAGGTATTCCTGGGACGGACCTAAGGCCCCTCCCACGTGTGAAGATGCGGAACTCTCCCGATGTGGCGGACCCCCCTGGGAGACGAGGGTTGAGGCATCGCAGGAAGCGAGCCGAGACCGACTTCACCAGGGGTATCAGATGTACGAGCACGAGCTGCACCAGATCCGTTCCGCCGAGCTGATCCGCGAGGCGGAGCACTACCGCCAGGTCCGCGAGGCCCGCCGCGCCCGCCGCGAGGCCGCACACGACTCCAGGGCCACGCGGAGGCCCGCGTCGGGAGAGGGTGACAAGGAGTCCGAAGGGCGCGTCCTGGGCGAACGCCTACGCCGGCTCCGCTTCCCGCGCGCCGCGTGAGCGCCGGGGCGAGGGCGAAGCCGGCCCCTCGGGGGCTGCGGATAATCGGTGCCGGAGAGTCCGAGGGTCGTGCGATGCTCGGCGATGTGGAGACCAGGTCCGTCAGTCCGGTGTTCGTCGGTCGCGTCGGCGAACTGGAGGTGTTGCGCGAGGCGTTGGCCCGCGCCGGTCGGGGCGCGACGGGGATCGGGGGAGACGGGAGCGGCGGACCGCAGGCGCTGCTGCTCGGCGGGGAGGCCGGAGTGGGGAAGACCCGCCTGGTCGAGGAGTTCGCCGGTGAGGCCGCGCGCGGGGGCGCGGTCGTCGCGCTCGGCGGCTGCGTCGAGATCGGCGCCGACGGCCTGCCCTTCGCCCCGTTCTCCACCGCGCTGCGCGCCCTGCGCCGCAGGCTGCCCGAGGAACTGGCCGCCGCGTCCACCGGACAGGAACAGGAACTGGCCCGGCTGCTGCCCGAGTTGGGCGAGGCCCCACGCGCACGGCACGACGAGGAGGGCACCGCCCGCCTCTTCGAACTCACCGCCCGCCTGCTGGAACGCCTCGCCGCCGACCGCACGATCGTCCTCGTCCTGGAGGATCTGCACTGGGCCGACGCCTCCACCCGCCACCTCCTCTCCTACCTCCTGCGCACCCTGCGCACCGGCCGCCTCGTCGTCCTCGCCACCTACCGCTCCGACGACATCCACCGCCGCCACCCGCTGCGCCCGCTCCTCGCCGAACTCGACCGCCTCCGCACGGTCCACCGTGTCGAACTGCCCCGCTTCAACCGCGCCGAGGTCGGCCACCAGCTCGCCGGCATCCTCGCCGCCGAACCCGAACCGCAGCGCGTGGACGAGATCTTCGACCGCTCCGACGGCAACGCCTTCTTCGTCGAGGAACTCGCCGCCGCCGCCCACGACGGCGGCTGCCCCGGCCTCACCGACACCCTGCGCGATCTGCTCCTCGTCCGCGTCGAACGGCTCTCCGAGGACGCCCAGCGGGTCGTCCGCATCGTCGCCGAGGGCGGCTCCACCGTGGAGTACGCCCTGCTCGCGGCCGTCGCCCGGCTCCCCGAGGACGACCTCATCGAGGCCCTGCGGACCGCCGTAGGCGCCAACATCCTGATCCCCGCCCCCGGCGGCGACGGCTACCGCTTCCGGCACTCCCTGGTCCGCGAGGCCGTCGGCGACGACCTGCTCCCCGGGGAACGCTCACGCCTCAACCGCCGCTACGCCGAGGTCCTGGAGAACGACCCGGCGCTCGTGCCCGCCGACGGCCGCACCACCCGCCTGGCCAGCTACTGGTACCACGCCCACGATCCAGCCAAGGCCCTGCCCGCCGTCCTCGACGCCTCCGCCGAGGCCCGCTCCCGGCACGCCCGCGCCGAGCAACTACGCCTGCTGGAAAGGGCGATGGAGCTGTGGGACGCGGTCCCCGACGCCGTACGCGCCACGCTGCGCCCGGTCGACTACACCGAGGTCTACCCGCCGTGCGGCTGCGCCCCCGGCACCCATCCGCTGCGCTATCTCGACCTGATGGCCGAGGCGGCCGTCGCGGGACGGCTGTGCGGAGAGCGCGAGCGGGCCCTGCGGATCACCCGCCGGGCCCTCGACCGGCTCGCGGACGGCAGCAGCCCGCTGCGCGCCGCCTGGTTCTGGGTGCAGCGCTCCCTGCTCACCGAGGGCCTGGCCCGGGGCGACGGCTGGAAGGAACTCGCCACCGCCCAGGAACTCGTCCGGGGTCTGCCCCCGTCGGAGGTGCACGCCGAGGTGCTCTCCCGCGTCGCCTGCTGGTCGATGCTCCACGCCCCCGGCCCCGACGCGCTCTCCGACGCCCAGCGCGCCGTCGAGTACGCGCGCATGGTGGGCGCCGAGGACATCGAACTGAACGCCCGCATCACCCTCGGCGGCCTGCTGGTCGAAGCCGGTGACGTCGAGGCGGGCATCGCGGAGATGGAGGACGCCCGCCGCCGCACCCTGGAACGCGGTCCCGCAGCTGTCGTGGGCCGCGCCTATGTGAACGTCCCGTCCTGTCTGGAGAGCGTCGGCCGCTCGCAGGAGGCCGTAGACCTGCTGCGCGAGGGCCTCGACGTCGTCCGCAGCATGGGCCTGTCGGTGTCCGAGGCCTGGATCTGGGGCAACCTCGCCGAGTCGCTGATCTCCCTGGGCCGCTGGGACGAGGCCGTGGAAGCGGCCAGACAGTCAGGGATCAGCGGCCCGAGCCCCAAACCGGGCGGCCTCAGCGCCATGTGCGCCTCCGCCGTCGCGCTCGCCCGGGGCGATCTCGCCGAGGCCCGGCACCGACTCACCACCGCCCACACGCTCTACGGCCGCCACAACCCGATGCCGCAGAACAACCTGCCGCTGTCCGCCCTCGCCCTCGGCATCGCCGCCGCCGAGGGCCGCCTCCCCGAGGCCCGCGCCGAACTCGCCCATGTCCTCGACACCGGGTTCCCCGTCGGCACCCAGCGCTACGCCTGGCCGCTGCTGCTCACCGCCGCCACCGCCGAGGCCGACGCCCGCGCCCTGCCGACCGCCGGGGCCGGCCGCGCCGAGGTCCTCGACGGGATCCGCGCCGTGGTCAAGAAGCTCACCACCGGCGCACCGATCTGGCTCGCCCACGAACGCTGGGTCCGCGCCGAACTCCAGCGCGCCGAGGGCCTGATGACCCCGCACACCTGGTCCGACGTCGTCACCGCCTTCGAGCCCCTGGAACGGCCCTACGACCTCGCCCGCGTCCGGCACCGCCTCGCCGAGGCGCTGCTGACCGAGGGCACCGACGACGAGACCCGGGACCGCGCGACGGAACTGCTGCGGCTGGCCGCCGCCGTCGCCGACCACCTCGGCGCCCGGCCGCTCGCCGACGAGGTCGCCCTGCTCGCCCGCCGGGCCCGCCTCACCCTGAACCGCGCCCCCGGGACCGCCCTCGCCGCCGCCGACCCCGTCGCCGCGCTCGGCCTCACCGACCGCGAACACGACGTGCTCCGCCTGGTCGCCGTCGGCCGCACCAACCGCCAGATCGCCGGGGAACTCTTCATCTCCCCGAAGACCGCCAGCGTCCACGTCTCCAACATCCTCGCCAAACTCGGCGTCTCGGGCCGAGGCGAGGCGGCGGCGGTGGCCCATCGGGTCGGGCTGGCGCCGGTGGGGGAGGGAGAGGGAGAGCGGCTGGCGGCGGGATGACCGAGGGAATCATGCGGGGAGCATGCGGGGATCATGGGGGCCGATGACCCGCTCGCACCCGTCGGCTACGACACCTCCAGCTCCAGGATCTTGTCGTCGCCGTCCTCCGGGGAGCCCCGGCCGTCCGTCTCGCTGGTCACCAGCCAGAGTTTGTCGCCGCCGGCGGAGAGGACCGTGCGGAGGCGGCCGTGTTCGCCCTCCAGGAAGGCCTGGGGGTCGGCGGCGGTCTCCGTGCCGTCCAGGGGGATGCGCCACAGGCGCTGGCCCTTGAGGCCCGCCATCCAGACCGAGCCCTCGGCCAGGGCGATGCCACTGGGGGAGGCCTCGTCCGTGGTCCAGACGGCCACCGGGTCGATGTAGCCGGACCCGCCCTCCTTGCCCTCGACCTCGGGCCAGCCGTAGTTCCCGCCGGGCTGGATGAGGTTCAGCTCGTCCCAGGTGTTCTGGCCGAACTCCGAGGCCCACAGCCGCTGCTTGCCGTCCCAGGCCAGGCCCTGGACATTGCGGTGCCCGTACGAGTAGACGACGGAGTCGTCGAAGGGGTTGCCCGGGGCCGGTTCGCCCTCCGGGGTCATCCGGAGGATCTTGCCGCCGAGGGAGTCCTTGTCCTGGGCCAGCGGACCCTCGTACCGCTCACCCGTGCTCGCGTACAGCATCTTGTCGGGGCCGAAGGCGAGCCGGCCGCCGTTGTGGTTGGTGCCCTTGGGGATGCCGCGCAGGAGGGTGTCGGGGGCGCCGAGCTGCTCGCCCGCGGGCTTCTCGGGGTCGTACAGCATCCGTACGATCCGGTTGTCGGACTCCGAGGTGAAGTACGCGTAGATCATGTGGTCCGAGGCGTACTCCGGGGAGACCGCGATGCCCATGAGGCCGCCCTCGCCCGCCGGGGCCACCCCCGGGACCTCGCCGAGCACGGTCTCCTTGCCGGACTCCTCGTCGATCCTGCTGATCGTGGCCCCGTCACGGGAGGACACCAGGAGTCCGCCCTCGGGCAGGGCCGCGAGACCCCAGGGGGTGTCCAGGCCCTCGGCGACGGTGCGGACCACCTTCACCGAGCCCTTCGCGGGGGGCGCCGCGTCCTCCGCCTCCTGGCCGGGCGGGGACGACCCGGCACCACTGCTGCTCGGGGGCGAGCTGCCGGCCGCGTCCGTACCCTCCCCGTCGTCGGAGGAGCAGCCGGTCGTCACCAGGAGCACGGCTGCGGCCAACACGGCCGTCACCACTCGACGTTGCACCATCACGATCCCTTCGGCGTGGAGCTTCTCCTTGTCTTACACCGCGAGCGCCCCACAAGTTCCACCTCCGCCGGATCAAGAGGATTTTCCGGCCCCACGCCCGGCCGCCGTCCCCTCAGTCCCAGGATCCCCGCGCGGGCGGCAGACCCGCCACCTCGGCCAGATCCCCGGCCGTCAGCCGCAGCGCGTGGGCCGCCGCGTTCTCCGTCACCCACCGCGCCTGCTTGGTGCCCGGCACCGGGACCACGTGCGGGCCGAGGGACAGCACCCAGGCCAGCGCCACCTGCGCCGGGGTCACGTCCGCCCCGTGCCGGGCGGCGATCCGGCGCAGACCGACGACGAGGGGCTGGTTGGCGGCCATCATCTCGGAGGTGAAACGGGGATGACGGGCCCGGAGGTCGTCGGGCTCGAAGCCCCCGCCAGGCGTGAGGGTGCCGGTGAGGAAACCGTTCCCCAGGGGCATGGCGGCCAGGAAACCTAT of Streptomyces phaeolivaceus contains these proteins:
- the gatB gene encoding Asp-tRNA(Asn)/Glu-tRNA(Gln) amidotransferase subunit GatB, whose amino-acid sequence is MTTTTDLVSYEDALASYDPVMGLEVHVELGTKTKMFCGCSTELGQDANTQTCPTCLGLPGALPVVNAIGVESAIKIGLALNCEIAEWCRFARKNYFYPDMPKNFQTSQYDEPIAFNGYLDVQLEDGEIFRVEIERAHMEEDTGKSTHVGGATGRIHGASHSLLDYNRAGIPLIEIVTKPIEGAGERAPEVAKAYVRELREVIKALGVSEARMEMGQMRCDVNLSLRPHGREKFGTRSETKNVNSLRSVERAARFEIQRHAAVLNDGGTIIQETRHFHEDTGSTTSGRVKEEAEDYRYFPEPDLVPVAPSREWVEELRAGLPELPRVRRNRLLEEWGIGATDMQSITNAGALDLIVATIDAGADAASARKWWMGELARSANESGKALDELAITPEQVARVTALVTKGDLNDKLARQVIEGVLAGEGTPDEVVDRRGLKVVSDEGALTTAVEEAIAGNPGIADKIRGGKVAAAGALVGAVMKATRGQADAARVKELILEKLGVGEG
- the gatA gene encoding Asp-tRNA(Asn)/Glu-tRNA(Gln) amidotransferase subunit GatA, translated to MTDSIIKLTAAQIAAKIASGELTAVQVTEAHLARIEAVDEKVHAFLHVDREGALAQARAVDEKKARGEKLGPLAGVPLALKDIFTTVGIPTTVGSKILEGWIPPYDATLTKRLKDADVVILGKTNMDEFAMGSSTENSAYGPTGNPWDLTRIPGGSGGGSSASLASYQAPLAIGTDTGGSIRQPAAVTGTVGVKPTYGAVSRYGMVAFSSSLDQGGPCARTVLDAALLHEVIAGHDPLDSTSIDAPVPPVVEAARNGSVAGMRVGVVKQFRGEGYQAGVVQRFDESVALLKELGAEIVELDCPSFDLALAAYYLIAPSECSSNLARFDGLRYGLRTGDDGTNSAEAVTSLTREAGFGPEVKRRIMLGTYALSSGYYDAYYGSAQKVRTLITRDFEKSFEKVDVIVSPTTPTTAFPIGERADDPMAMYLADLCTIPTNLAGNAAMSLPCGLAPEDGLPVGLQIIAPALKDDRLYKVGAAVEAAFVEKWGHPLLEEAPSL
- the gatC gene encoding Asp-tRNA(Asn)/Glu-tRNA(Gln) amidotransferase subunit GatC, which gives rise to MPGITREEVAHLARLARLELKPEELEHFAGQLDDIIGAVARVSEVADQDVPPTSHPLPLTNVMRADEVRPSLTPEQALSAAPAQEQQRFKVPQILGED
- a CDS encoding MMPL family transporter; the encoded protein is MAALARWCVRHRLVAVLLWLLAFAGTAAGAAVAGAAYSNDYKTPGTESSRATDLLDEGFPGVGGDNATVVWHTDAGTGSVRAAAVEQTMTRTLDRIAELPGVAAVTDPYDGADGGRISQDGRTAYATVTFDKPAEDVDKAQAEAVVDTAKAAESDGLQVELGGTSIGLTESSGGHLAEIVGVLVAAVVLFLAFGSLAASLLPIATALVSVGTAYAGITLLGHAMTVADFAPMLGTLIGLGVGIDYALFIVTRHRRGLKRGLSVEEAARSAVATTGRAVVFAGATVCIALLGMLILRLGFLNGVAIAASLTVVLTVAASVTLLPALLSFIGMRALSRRERRRLAEHGPEPELPTGFAARWSAFVERHPKKLGAIALVVMTLLALPTLGLRLGTSDQGNDPQATTTRQAYDLLAEGFGPGVNGPLTLVTEVDGAADKLALDNLDTTLRATEGVSAVTPVTYNTGGDTAYLTVVPDSSPQSARTSELVERLRGEVLPRAETGTSLDLHVGGVTAGYDDFADVIVGKLPLFVGVVIGLGCLLLLLAFRSVGIPLKAAAMNVAAVAAAFGVVVAIFQWGWGSELLGLGRAGPIEPFLPVIMVSVLFGLSMDYQVFLVSRMYEEWLETGDNRRAVRVGLAETSRVINSAAVIMISVFLAFVLSGDRVIAMFGIALAAAVALDAFVLRTLLVPALMHLLGGANWWLPRWLDRRMPRISIEPPESRAAHERLAAATDAEVADVLAGDAARVPAARDADATETRTADVPVMDLPVMDLPAMDPPVTDVRGEERQPDVRDIPG